The Vicia villosa cultivar HV-30 ecotype Madison, WI linkage group LG1, Vvil1.0, whole genome shotgun sequence genome includes a region encoding these proteins:
- the LOC131662132 gene encoding uncharacterized protein LOC131662132 — MRRILPSTSDRMGMKEYKNEKGFAGLTALQYGEDLAALDITDDERFWLLHNFNSECAQYISLANFSLEKRLHFFGELLILKLDLKPNVPATSPPLLGLLKEEQNQGSISSLASSLVDDVRSLCLNDASAQPSSPVNDASAAEPSSSPPPPPSKIAVRRSTRSRKPNVTSKNEKKCQNEIVEEFHMRLFNVVVARSILEEGLDVQSWVTCLVEIMCLVGETHSMEDEVVNVGDKFDLFENVSGWDK; from the exons ATGAGAAGGATACTTCCCTCCACATCAGATAGAATGGGAATGAAAGAGTATAAGAATGAGAAAGGTTTTGCGGGGCTTACAGCACTGCAATATGGTGAAGATTTAGCTGCTCTAGATATTACTGATGATGAGAGATTTTGGTTACTCCACAACTTTAATTCAGAATGTGCTCAATATATATCCCTGGCAAATTTTTCTCTTGAAAAAAGACTCCATTTTTTCGGAGAACTCTTGATCTTAAAGCTAGATCTGAAGCCGAATGTTCCAGCCACCAGTCCTCCACTACTAGGTCTTCTAAAAGAAGAACAGAACCAAGGATCAATTTCTAG TTTGGCTTCCTCTTTGGTGGATGATGTGCGCTCTCTCTGCTTGAATGATGCGTCTGCTCAGCCTTCTTCGCCGGTGAATGATGCATCTGCTGCTGAGCCTTCTTCATCGCCTCCACCTCCTCCATCTAAGATAGCTGTAAGAAGGTCGACAAGGTCACGGAAACCAAATGTGACaagcaaaaatgaaaaaaaatgtcaAAATGAAATCGTGGAAGAATTTCACATGAGATTG TTCAATGTCGTTGTTGCAAGATCAATTCTTGAAGAGGGCTTAGATGTCCAAAGTT GGGTTACATGCTTAGTAGAGATTATGTGTTTAGTTGGGGAGACACATAGTATGGAGGATGAAGTTGTCAACGTTGGTGAtaaatttgatctttttgaaaATGTTTCGGGATGGGACAAATAG